The genomic DNA TGTTCAGGTCACGGGCCCGGCACGGTGGGGGGCGGGAGGGGTCAGGCTGCGGGGCAGGTCATGAGCGTCTGCGCACCGGTCTCACCCGTGGGGCAGACCGGGACGGTGACGACGCGGGTGTCGACCGACCGGTCGACCAGGGCGACGCACTCCTCGGCGAACAGGGCCGTGTAGTCGTTGGTCGAGAACTTCGTCGAGTCGTGGATCACGCCGAGGTTGACCTCTTCGCCACGGCCGATCTGGAGCTGGCCGGCCGGGTAGATGAGGAACTGGATCTCCTCGGGCCAGGCCGTCGCCGGGGTCGCAGCACCGATGTCGGTCGGGACGGCCGGGGACAGTCCACGCGCCCACTGGATGCGCACCCCGAGCGGGGTGAACAGGGCCTGTACCTGCGCCTCGGTCACCTCGTCGATGGAGACGCCGTTACGGCGGGCCAGGTCGGCGAGGAACAGGTTCCGCGACCACCACGGGAAGACGACCTCCAGCGAGATCGAGTCACAGAAGCTGTGGCGCTCGATCATGTCGGCGGCCTGAAGGGCGACGGCCGCGAACACCGGGGAGAGCGCACCGAACGTGGCGGGTAGGGTGACCGCGGTGGCCGACGCAACGGCCTGCGCGAACAGGACCTGCCGGAGCCGGATCTCGTGCGCAACCATCGAGTTGCGGAGGTACCAGGAGACGAGCTCCGGGAAGTGCCGCTGGGTCAGGATGCCCGCCTCGAGGCAGACGCCGACCGCGTCACAGCGAACCTCGACCGGGTCGGGGCAAGGGATCCGGAAGCAGGGCTTGGTCGCGCCGCTGATGTCGTCGGCCTCGGTGTGGACCCACGTCATCGCCGCGACGTCCAGGGACGGCGTCTTGTAGTAGCGCAGGCCGCCGCGCGCGAGCTGGATCTCGGGGGCGTCCCACAGCATGTCCGGGCAGGACACGGACGTGAGCTCGTAGACCGTCTCGGAGGGTGCGCACCAGCCGCCGGAGGCAACGAGGTTGCCCTGCGGCAGGCGGTTCTGGTCCGACGCCCGCAGCGCAACGTTCGTGCCCTCCGGTGCGCTCGAAGAGTCCGTGACGATGAGGTCCTCGGGGTACGGGTGCCGGTAGCTGATCACCTGGCCCACACCGCCACCCGCCGTCTTGAGGGCGTTCGCGCGGCCGATGATGCCCGCGGTGATCTCGGTGAAGCCGAGCGGGCTGCCCGGGGTGTAGCCGGGGACGTCGACCGCCGCGGTGATCGATGTGGTCGGCGCGGGCGGCTCAGGGAGGACGCGCGGCTGGTGCCGCCGCACGTTGGACAGGTTCAGGGCCGGGCGGGCGACCAGGGAAGCGGTGGCGGTCGCCGGCTGCACCGGCGCCTCGACGACGGGCTCGGGCTCCGGGTCGGCTGCTGCGGTGGGCTCTTCCGCGGTCTCCTCGACCGGTTCGGCGGCCGGGTCGTCGCCCCGCACCTGGGCGGCGAGCTGCTCGATCTCGGTGGCGGCCTGCTGGGCGGCCTGGAGCCGGTTGGCCTGCTCCTGGCGGATGTCCTGGACACCGGTGGCGAGGGCTCGCATCCGCGTCATGCCCTGGTCGTCGATGGTGTTCTCTGCCGAGAGGGCGGCGAATGCGGCACGAGCCTCGTCGAGGGTCGCGGCCAACTCTTCGTCGTTGAGGGCGCGGATGTCCTCGGGGAGCTCAAACTGATCAGCCATGGGCGGGCACTCCTGTGATCGATCTCGGAGTGTCCGGCCCAGAACCAGCGACGCTGCCACAAAGCATAGCCAGATGACAGGGACGCGGATTCTTAGCTGCGCCAGGTCAGGGGTCAGCAAGGACTACAACCTGCCTCGCAGGCGCCCTTTCACCTCTACGCTGACGCAGCCAGCAGAACAGGGAGGGGACCCGCGTGCGGCGCAATCGGGCAGCAGTGAGGGCAGCCAATAAGAGCCTGAAGAGGTGCACTGACGCGCTGGCAGGACTCGGCTTGCCCCCTCCCGGGGTGCACGTACGTATCGCCCTACGCCGCCGGTACTGGTCGCGGGACTACCTGGTTCCGCTGGCGCTGATACAGATGTCCCTCGTGGTAGCGGCACTTGTCGTGTACGCGCGCATAGCCGTTTGGTTCGCGGAGACCACTCTGTTCGTCAACCGACTCGGTCGCCCAGACCCAGCGACGAGGGAGTCCAGCGCCAATTACATGACCCATCAGGTGTCCGTAAACCCCATCGCACTCTTCGCGTTCGTCTTCTTGGTGGCTCTCATCGGCCTCTCAGCCTTTTGGATGGCCTTCGTTGTGTGTGCTGCCATTCCTTACGGCATCGCAGCACGAGTTTGGAGGTTCGGCGCAAATCGCCGCAGGTTGAAAGCCTCCGTGTTCCGCCAGACTGCGCTCATCGGACGTGTACACACCGTGATCCTGGCTGCCAACCGAGTGCGCACCCAGGGATCTCGCAAGCAAGCCCAAAACGTGAACGAACTGTTCAGAACGCTTAGTGCCCTGAAGAGGCAGATCGGACGGGCACATCAGAGCTATGCAGTGACCCCCTTCACACGCCGAGCACGACGGTTGAGGGAGCATCAGCGCCTTGTGGTCGCTGCGGTAGAGAAGGCCGAGAGCCAGCTGGATCAGGCGTCTCTCAGCGCGCTGACCCCCTTGGTCGAGTTGGTGCTGAAGATTGCAGACCGGCACACAAAGGGATGGAACGCCGCCCTGCTCCCGGAGGAAGACCTACAGGGCCTCACGCCGGCCCGGGACTGGGAACCACTACGAATGATCGCAGCGGCCGCGTTCATGGCCGGAACCGCTGTAGCGGTTGCCTTCTTCGACCTACCCGACCCAGCAATTACGGCTCTCCTAGGCACTGCAGGGCTCGTGGCTGTGTCCATCCTCTACGGGCGGGGTGCCCGCAGCGCATTCGACGTCGTAGACATCGTGCGCGGCCAGTCCGGCTGAGCCAAGCTCGGCAAAGCCCCGGCCGCTGCGGCCGGGGCTTTCCGCACGCCTACTTGGCAGCCTGCGCACCCGCCTTCGGCTTCGTCCGGACTTCGCTGTTCGGGTAACGCTTGCTGACGGCAACGGCGGTCGGCTTCGAGGACGAGGAGAAGACGACCTTCCCGGCGTCGGTCACGACTTCGTGCGTCTCACGGTTCTTGTTCTGGCAGGAGCAAGCCATCAGTTGGCTCCCTTCGGGTTGGCGCTGGCGGTGATCTCTTCAGGGGTAAGCGCAATGGATGCGGCGAGCTGGTCGATCTCCGCCCGCCGGTCGGCTTCCCGCCGGTCCATGGCGGCGAGAAGGCCGTCGATGAAAGGCCCTTCGAGGAGGGCGGCGGCCAGGAGCTCGACGTCGGTGGCCGACTGCGCGGACACGCTGTCCGGACGCTGTCCGGGTGCGCTGTCCGGACGCTGTCCGGGCAGGTCAGGGACTGTGTCCGTTGACGGTTCGGCCGGGTTGTCCGGGTCGTATCCGGACACCGCGTCCGGGGCGGTCAGGGCGTCCGCTGCTGATGCCGCGAGGGCGAGGTTGGACCGCTCGGCGATCGTCGATGCCAGGAGCGGCGAGGAGTGCCCGGGCACCGGTACGGACAGCACGGCGCGGAGCTGCCAACGCCCGTCGCCGCCCTGTTTCATGTGGTAGCTGGGCTGGCAGGCCTGGAAGACCTGGCGGTCCCACTCAGACAGCCACGGGGCGGCTGCGCCGGAGAACCAGAGACCACGCTCGTTCATGCCGACCGTGACGATGCCCGCGACAGTCCTGGTGTCGTCGAACTGGCAGCTGGACGTCTCGCACTCGGCGCCGTCGCGGTGGTGTCCTGCGTTCATCGTGAACGCCCCGGCGCGCACGGTGGATTCGTCGTCGAGGCGGAAGTGCGCCCGCATGAAGTGCGACAGGTCGAGCTGGCCGAGGGACTCGATCGTGAGGTTCCTGCCCGGGTATCCGGCGTGCGGCTCACCAGCCTGGGCAACCCAACCGAAGACCCGGCCACCGGAGTAGTGCACGCCGCCGGAGCCGGGCGGCAGCTCGTCCTCCGTGGGTTCCTGGAACCAGGCGGCCGGCATCGGGTCGGTGTCGCGCATCGCGGTCCATGCGGATGCCACCAGCTCGTCGCTGTCGTCGTCCTCGGTGCCAGCGGACGCGACCGCTTCCCCCTCGGGGAGAGTCGACGATCCGACGTACAGGCCGGGGGCGAGGCGCATCAGGCGTCCGGCCTTCACGGCGCGGACGAGGTGGCCGCGCGCCGTCGACATGCTGATCTCCACGGCTGTGGCGACCTCGCGGGCGCCGACCGCGACCGGCGAGGAGGACACGTACGTCACAACCCGCTGGTGGGTGTCGCTCGTTGCGGCGGCGACCGGAGCAGCGGCGGCCACGGCAAGGGGCTCCTGGCTCTCTTCGATCGGGTCGAGGACGATGCGCGCCCGGTCGTACGCGGGCATCGCGACGAGGGTGGCGCCACGGAGGCGGGCGCGGGTGATGCGGACCAGGAAGTCGCCGCTGCTCTCGGAGTGAACGACGAGACCGGTGTCGTCGTCCGCGTCACCGGCCGCCGCGGTGAGCACACTGGTGCCGGCGAACGCGGCGTGGAGCCCTTCGGCGCTGACCTGCCCGCCGGGGCCGGTGATGAGCTGCACGTCGAACCGGTTCCGGGAAGGGATCCCACCCGAGGCTGTCCACTCGGCGCTCGTCGACGCGGACAGCATGAACGCCCCGTCATCCATGGGCAGCAGGCTCACGCTCGACAAGGTCGCGGAGGCGAACAACCACCCGGCGTCTTCCTCGCTGAGCGTCTTGTCGACGAACTCGATATCGACGTCGTCGAGGTCCACACTGATCCCGAGCGGGGCTTCCTCTTCCAGGAGGGTGATCGCGTCCTGCCCGGCATACCGGGTGGAGTACAGGACCCCGCTGGACGTGATGCGGTCGCCGCTGCGGCCGATCTCCTGGATCGCACCGGCGAGCTCGGCGCCCTGGTGTCCCATCAGCATCTCGTCGGCGTACTGGAGCGGCCACGGGCCCGGGCCGCTCCAGTACAGGGCCCCGGCGGAGAAGATCCGGCCGTCGCCGGTCTGCTGGTTCTCGAAAGCGATCGCACAGTCGTCGGGGGTGGACCAGGGGCGGGCCGGCAGCCCTGCCGCGGTTGTTTCGGCCATGGGTTCCTCCTGGGTGCCGAGGGGAATGTCGGTGTGCTCGCCTGCGAAGGCGACGCGGATCCGGTCGAACGTGAGGGGGCCGAGGCGTTCCACGAGCACGTCCAGCGGCCACGACTCCTCGCTGTAGACAGCACAGACATGGGGCTGCCACGGCGAGTGCTGGACGGGCAGCTCGGGCTGTCCGTGGGTGTCCTCCACGGCGTGGGTGACGGCGTGGTGCACGGCGTCCAGCGTCGGGGCGTCGGGTTCGCGGTCGCGGTCGTCGCCAATGGCCCAGACCCATGACGGGCTGTCGCTGTCGGGGTTCCAGTGGTTGGCGCCGAACGCGCGGGCCGTGACAGGGC from Streptomyces sp. NBC_01707 includes the following:
- a CDS encoding phage minor head protein: MADRNAQLDQAEADFAEAVALALTETADEFADAVQDATELVAARFSVGRITRMWGNRTRSLVRRLLGTAETAAVAAAEDVDAELPDGWDDLPGRYDDDTLPEGIGQYVTTTEHLLGAVGDRLAEAARAELAAGVDAGEDIDQLRARLRAAFTREGAELGEVREERIARTESARAWNMATLAAAQAATGPDRSVVKQWVTRHDKKVRSAHDKVDGQIRLLSEPFTVAGVEMQTPGDPAAPPGLVINCRCRLEVAPELQAAAMESQESPVVELSDPRETRVEVAQSVTAAADGSHLKGAMIALLPTQEEAARLAIEGGESAEELHLTLFFLGDNGDDWTDEQRDELIGNVRTAAEGIDGPVTARAFGANHWNPDSDSPSWVWAIGDDRDREPDAPTLDAVHHAVTHAVEDTHGQPELPVQHSPWQPHVCAVYSEESWPLDVLVERLGPLTFDRIRVAFAGEHTDIPLGTQEEPMAETTAAGLPARPWSTPDDCAIAFENQQTGDGRIFSAGALYWSGPGPWPLQYADEMLMGHQGAELAGAIQEIGRSGDRITSSGVLYSTRYAGQDAITLLEEEAPLGISVDLDDVDIEFVDKTLSEEDAGWLFASATLSSVSLLPMDDGAFMLSASTSAEWTASGGIPSRNRFDVQLITGPGGQVSAEGLHAAFAGTSVLTAAAGDADDDTGLVVHSESSGDFLVRITRARLRGATLVAMPAYDRARIVLDPIEESQEPLAVAAAAPVAAATSDTHQRVVTYVSSSPVAVGAREVATAVEISMSTARGHLVRAVKAGRLMRLAPGLYVGSSTLPEGEAVASAGTEDDDSDELVASAWTAMRDTDPMPAAWFQEPTEDELPPGSGGVHYSGGRVFGWVAQAGEPHAGYPGRNLTIESLGQLDLSHFMRAHFRLDDESTVRAGAFTMNAGHHRDGAECETSSCQFDDTRTVAGIVTVGMNERGLWFSGAAAPWLSEWDRQVFQACQPSYHMKQGGDGRWQLRAVLSVPVPGHSSPLLASTIAERSNLALAASAADALTAPDAVSGYDPDNPAEPSTDTVPDLPGQRPDSAPGQRPDSVSAQSATDVELLAAALLEGPFIDGLLAAMDRREADRRAEIDQLAASIALTPEEITASANPKGAN
- a CDS encoding major capsid protein, whose translation is MADQFELPEDIRALNDEELAATLDEARAAFAALSAENTIDDQGMTRMRALATGVQDIRQEQANRLQAAQQAATEIEQLAAQVRGDDPAAEPVEETAEEPTAAADPEPEPVVEAPVQPATATASLVARPALNLSNVRRHQPRVLPEPPAPTTSITAAVDVPGYTPGSPLGFTEITAGIIGRANALKTAGGGVGQVISYRHPYPEDLIVTDSSSAPEGTNVALRASDQNRLPQGNLVASGGWCAPSETVYELTSVSCPDMLWDAPEIQLARGGLRYYKTPSLDVAAMTWVHTEADDISGATKPCFRIPCPDPVEVRCDAVGVCLEAGILTQRHFPELVSWYLRNSMVAHEIRLRQVLFAQAVASATAVTLPATFGALSPVFAAVALQAADMIERHSFCDSISLEVVFPWWSRNLFLADLARRNGVSIDEVTEAQVQALFTPLGVRIQWARGLSPAVPTDIGAATPATAWPEEIQFLIYPAGQLQIGRGEEVNLGVIHDSTKFSTNDYTALFAEECVALVDRSVDTRVVTVPVCPTGETGAQTLMTCPAA